Part of the Salarias fasciatus chromosome 23 unlocalized genomic scaffold, fSalaFa1.1 super_scaffold_20, whole genome shotgun sequence genome, gagacatgacgacacacaggagtgaggagagtctggctccacccagagctccagagcatcagcagagaggtgaACAGTACCTTATAGtacagccacagcgccccctgcagcagcagcagagacagcggCACCACCACCCATCTGACCACCACAGCTgttggatctgaacacacagagaacaatcagcgtctgtctgaggactgctgggagtgagaccatcagagtcctccatctgggctccctcttggtctggatcaggtctgggtggcGCTACAGAGACCAAACCCCTCCAGACATGTCTGTcccttccatcttcctccagctcttctggctGGACTCCAAGTCTCTCCCAGACCAACCCAGAGAGTCCTGGACCCccccggggcctcctcccagtgggacctgCCTGCTGGACCTCTAAAGGggggaaaacccacacatgttcTCTGGAAGGGTGGAGTAAAGGAGGAGTCAGCTTCTTCTTAccggacacagacagagacagcaggcggctCTCTGACCAGAAGTcgtgtccaaaaacatggaggtgataaacacagctgtagtttccccggtgggcgggctctgcggcaggaaacaggaagtgtgcagagtgattgaCAGCCGGCTGGGTGGACTTGtaggaggtgttggaggaggtgaaggtgagctggaaggagcctcctgggtactgtggctggatggagcagctgatggtgaaaGTGGAGCCCCAGACCACctggagcccctgctgctgggcctcagagaccccgaggatggaggaggaggaggacacggagaggactggatggagcagcaggtctggaacacacacacacacacacacacacacacacacagatcattcaCTGACCTTTAACTCTGACTGTGATGAGTGAGgaacacaccactgatgaaCTTACCTGAGCAGGAGAGATTAATGCTCAAGGGAAATTCAGAGAAAACTGAACACTTCATGagatcagatccagactgaaagcagtcGTCCGTGATCCCCACTGTCAGTGTGGAGTTGACTGAACGTGTCTCATCTGCAGACACAGCAGAGCCGCAGTgaagatgtgaacaaaaaacagctgctttctccaAAGACCACCATTGGATAAATGTTGGTCTCCAAACTCCAGACCTCCTgatctgcagagaacctgcacagcgactgttttCTCCGACCAGCCTGATTTCAGGAAACCCTGAACgaacagaagagagagaggatggagtgagagtgaagagaagagcagtggaagctgcagctcctcttctacctgagcaggtgagtccagcagctttaccaggtgagcagctgcttctagctgagcctgagcttctacagtccagcagagcagactcatggcctccacactggaactctgggctccacctgggagtctgcacgtctccatagagcgccccctgcaggactgaaggagccccgcagcccagctcccgacacaccacctgtgcatcctgcaggtccaggtctgcttcacacactgaggaccaggtctggtcagacgggttagtcttcacctgcagtctgcctgaacagcgactggatccattcagcaggcgcaccgagtctgaacacagggcaggaggtcactgcagctacagcctcacacacacacacacacacacacacacacacacacacacactgcagctacaGCCTCACACGCACTCCAGCTACAGCCTCAAAAAAACACTGTTCCTACAACCAGAAACACTGTCGCTACACTCTCACAGGACAGAATACAGGAtcagaacatgttttcacaacagttttttcctgacagtgaaactgaagaaaactgagaaggaaacattgttttctgtgcatgtgtataagtgtgcatgtgcacgcgcgcgcgtgcacacacacacacacacacacacacacacacacacacacacacacacacacacacacacacacaggtcattaACAGAACTGTAACTCTGACTGTGGTGAGTGAGgaacacaccactgatgaatttacctgagcaggtgagagtAATGCCGGCGTTATGTTCTTTGAAATGTGAACACTTCATGAAATGagatccagactgaaagcagttGTCACTGATTATCACTGTAAGTGTGGAGTTTACTGAATGTGTCGTATCTGCAGACACGGCAGAGCCGCAGTgaagatgtgaacaaaaaacagctgctttctccaAAGTCCACGGGAAGATTAATGCTGGTCTCCAAACTCTGGACCTCCTgatctgcagagaacctgcacagcgaGTGTTTTCTCCCACCAGCCTGGTTTCAGGAAACTCTgaacaaagagaagagagagaggatggagtgagagtgaagagaagagcagtggaggctgcagctcctcttctacctgagcaggtgagtccagcagctttaccaggtgagcagctgcttctagctgagcctgagcttctacagtccagcagagcagactcatggcctccacactggaactctgggctccacctgggagtctgcacgtctccatagagcgccccctgcaggactgaaggagccccgcagcccagctcccgacacaccacctgtgcatcctgcaggtccaggtctgcttcacacactgaggaccaggtctggtcagacgggttagtcttcacctgcagtctgcctgaacagcgactggatccattcagcagccgcaccgactctgaacaccagggttggggaggaacGCAGTACATGTGACACAGTTACATTAATAGAATACAAAAGAAGTGGAACTGTAATCCTTTACCGcacataaaacatttgtaatctcattacagttatatctgataaaaacatggattactgatcaggattacacttgaaaatcagagtgaatattccagacatatgagctgtccagactttacagcacaaaccatgacactaccatagatatataaagagtacagttcatagatatataaagagtagaagtcatagatatataaagaaaaGACACTATAGccatacgagggcgtacccaaatgAAACTGGAATTTGGTCCTAAAatgctaataataatgagtttggacttctggccgtcagatgtgctccAGGTTAGCCTCGTGgatatctgtgagaaatctgagctcccagagtgacactgacgtctgtcaTGTGCTacttatagtaacagagtgccgcGCCCCTCTGCGATTTCTCCacaatggcgacattgactggaaagCTAGAGCAGCGCGggaacattaaattctgctttttgctggaaaaacagcagcagaaacactcagcttgttgcagcaagcctacaaggatgatgctctggggaagactcaggtccaggaGTGGTTCGGAAGGTtcaagaagggccagatgtccatttaggatcagcccacatcaggacgaccctccacctcccgctcaGCCAACATTGTCGGGGAAATTCAAGTGGCTGTGATGGCAGATTGACGCTGTGTCGTTGGAGAGGTGGCTGATCTGATGGGGGTCTCCTGGAGTTCCTCGAGAGGTGGCTGATCTGACGGGGGTCTCCTGGAGTCCCTGCCAGAGGATCATCAGCCAGGATTTGGGGCTGCGCCTGCTCACACCGGAGCAGAAGGAGACTCGGTGGATGTGTGCCGGCAGATCAcacggcagctggaggacgacacCAGACTGCTGTCCAAGGTCATCACCGAGACCGAGACGTGGTACCGCGGTCTGATCCAGAGACCAAATAGCAGTCCAGCCAGTGGAAACACCATGGATCCCCTCGGCCGAAGAAAgtgcgtcaggtccgctcagcagtgaaaaccatgctgatctgcttcttggctgtccagggtatcgtccacagcgagtctgtccctccaggtcagactgtaaatcaggactactacaggaagtcctcagacgccccgtgaggatgtgaggaggaagcagagcgtagtggcggagtggagccggttgatccaccaccacagagcgccagcggacacggcgctgcgcctcacgcagtttctggagaagaatgggatgaatctcctctcccatctgcCTTATTCACCAGAtgtagcctccagtgactttttcttgttccccaagttgaagaaggagctgaagggacagcggtttgcagatgtggaggaggtgacagaaaaaaacgcAGCAGGTAATTAAAGACACAATTACACAcaggtctgacgacgcatttgtgaagtgggaaacacggctggagcgctgcattaatgcagatggagattatttCGAAGgtgacggtggtgttttattttaaaatataagaaataaaaagttacaaccaaccTCCGGTTTAATTTGGGTATGCCCTCATACAGTGAGCAGTGATGAGAGTAACTGTTAGTTTGTCTCCACTGGTTTGgttcatttcttcaaacagaaatgaccttttcaaacctctaagatcatttggcaaaaaagTCCGACAGTTCAGCACAACAACAGATTAATGGAGTTCTTCCTGTTCGTAACTTTTTCGgtcaagtgttcatttatttcattaatcatgtATTTAGTTTTGTAATAAATCACTGAACATGCACCTTAAAGTTCCAGTAAGAGGGGATCCACattctttgacacatttaaaggtgcattaaggagtttaaaacattaaaagtacttattttccaccataaatatgttacaaatattcaatgatgtgcagaatgtccctgacatattcattttaagtaccgctaacagcgctaactTGTCACTTGAATAGtagcagtgccggtccggctccagtaTTTCTtagggagaatttgagaggatgtgacgtaatgcgcctcccgcagACCTGACCtccttagctttcgttttgtccgccattcctccgccagatgcttagcagcaacaactgagcaggatgaggatggagcttccagaaagtaagaaaagaccggcttctagcactgccacagctccaccagacccaccaggcagaagaacctTAAAGgttactgcagcgctgctaacagagcgaggaaggaggctgaCCAACAGTTACAAATATAACTTTACTCACTTCAGTTGAAGCCATTGTTGCAAATCGATCACCTCTTCTGTGTGCCAAGGCTGCTAATGCAGTTTTATTgacctcttccgtgcacgtacatggacgcaagccacaggcaccagcgtttcactaagctgcagttttgcccaaggcctgcaggggccgctgtttcacatgaaacgtgcaaactcctgaatgcacctttaaacacatttgttttctgaagtaatGCAAAAGTTATTTTACCAAGTAATTAGTTATTCTTTAAATATTATAACTCACATACTTTGCAGAAGTAGTAACAATAACTGCTGACTTTTTAAAAGCAACTTAACCATTTGATATCCTACTTCACAATGCAGGACTGTGCTGTGCTCTGTGTAcaagttgaaaatgtgctggTTGATGTTTTGGTGGGGTGTTGTTGTACAATGTACACACTGTTTGATTAGGATGTGGAGCTTGATTGttcaaaatattaaagaaaaaaaaaaccctaacttttccaacactgatgaagagtggACTCTTGGTCCGGACTGCATTAGAACTGACTGTTCTTCCtcgtggccaccagggggcgcaggaaaccaaagcagcccagcagtgaatgtatgaagagcagctgcttccagctgatccagctcctggacagttcacctgtatggagcacagctcctccttcagggactgcttcctggacgcttgttcacactgaccacagcaacaaccgctgctgggagcagctgaggctgaacacagagctcagcaggtaatcacattactcagaGTATTCcgtgtttgtggagagtgagggttgtcagaacactgagtggatgacacactgtgtttgtccttgtctttacTTCCGTTTACTGGTCTAAAACTAATGTAAACTACTCTGCTACATaagtttgtcttcactgtttcagtagtTAGAGGAAGTTACTGACTACATTTTATACAGGTAACCTGCAACTGTaccggattacatttttaacataaccctccaaaccctgctgaacacagaacagaacatcaatcaggGGAAACAGTAGAACCTCAGATGAATCAGGAAAACCTCAGGGGAAACAGTAGCAGCTCAAAgtaaacattcaaaacacagaggaaagagtAGAAACTCATAGAAGACGATAGAAACAGTAGAACTcagttcagctccagcagttgaggtattttcatcctcagatctttgtggatttgaggtttttttctgaaaacatgattttg contains:
- the LOC115383708 gene encoding uncharacterized protein LOC115383708 encodes the protein MKRAALICEHLNCGSVVSVQPTDVSVQSMWGIHSGCFQSGSDLLNCVKSWSSSRILNLTCSDLLLHPVLSVSSSSSILGVSEAQQQGLQVVWGSTFTISCSIQPQYPGGSFQLTFTSSNTSYKSTQPAVNHSAHFLFPAAEPAHRGNYSCVYHLHVFGHDFWSESRLLSLSVSGKKKLTPPLLHPSREHVWVFPPLEVQQAGPTGRRPRGGPGLSGLVWERLGVQPEELEEDGRDRHVWRGLVSVAPPRPDPDQEGAQMEDSDGLTPSSPQTDADCSLCVQIQQLWWSDGWWCRCLCCCCRGRCGCTIRPAGGRPADRADSERSAVEG